A stretch of Triticum aestivum cultivar Chinese Spring chromosome 1D, IWGSC CS RefSeq v2.1, whole genome shotgun sequence DNA encodes these proteins:
- the LOC123180560 gene encoding pyruvate kinase 1, cytosolic: MVSLQGPAEGPSHLSAGPVSEDMFHWQATIMGPSDSPFTGGLFLVNIHFPLDHPFNPPKVSFRIKVFHPNINSNGSICLDILKEQWSPTLTISKVLLSICSLLTDPNPNDPLVPEIAHMYKTDWAKYESTACSWTQGTPWVDLKSKTTNQVTYWSCRTINHQSSESSFVNMTAGAADDIHIDMPTLSDEDKDVMKKKGENKIDFLSLSYTRHAEDVRQAHEFFSKLGDLSQTLIFAKIENLEVNNMYFSLLSYFVRSLGVLISETVVTRVVGRMTDNLRPTRPEATDVANAVLDGSDAILLGAETLRGLYPVETISTLGRICAEAEKVFNQDLYFKRTMKYVGEPMTHKESIASSAVRAAIKVKASVIIASPHPDRRKRVFLLIGASPHLVV, translated from the exons ATGGTCTCATTGCAAGGACCTGCAGAAGGACCCTCCCACCTCAGCGCAG GTCCTGTAAGTGAGGACATGTTCCACTGGCAGGCCACTATCATGGGACCCTCGGACAGCCCGTTTACTGGTGGTCTATTTTTGGTGAACATCCATTTCCCACTGGATCATCCCTTCAATCCCCCGAAG GTCTCTTTCCGCATCAAGGTGTTCCACCCAAACATCAACAGCAATGGCAGCATTTGCCTTGACATTCTCAAGGAACAGTGGAGCCCGACTTTGACCATATCAAAG GTCCTCCTGTCAATCTGTTCATTGCTGACGGACCCCAACCCCAATGATCCTCTGGTGCCTGAGATTGCTCACATGTACAAGACTGATTGGGCCAAGTATGAGTCCACGGCATGCTCCTGGACACAGGGTACGCCATGGGTGGAT CTAAAGTCAAAGACGACAAACCAGGTGACTTATTGGAGTTGCAGGACTATAAATCATCA GTCATCTGAATCTTCATTTGTAAATATGACTGCTGGTGCTGCCGATGAT ATCCATATCGACATGCCCACGCTGTCTGATGAGGATAAAGAT GTTAtgaaaaaaaaaggggaaaacaagATTGACTTCCTCTCTCTTTCTTATACAAGGCATGCAGAAGATGTGCGGCAA GCACATGAGTTCTTCTCAAAGTTAGGTGATCTTAGCCAAACTCTGATTTTTGCCAAAATTGAGAATCTGGAGGTAAATAacatgtatttttctctattgagCTACTTTGTTCGTTCTTTAGGTGTTCTTATTTCAGAAACCGTTGTTACTCGTGTTGTGGGCAGAATGACGGACAACCTAAGGCCTACTCGTCCGGAGGCAACTGATGTGGCAAACGCAGTGCTGGACG GTAGTGATGCCATTCTCCTTGGTGCTGAGACTCTCCGTGGGTTGTATCCAGTTGAGACTATTTCAACGCTAGGCAGAATTTGTGCTGAG GCTGAGAAGGTCTTCAACCAGGATTTGTACTTCAAGCGAACCATGAAATACGTGGGAGAACCCATGACCCACAAGGAGTCTATTGCTTCCTCTGCA GTGCGGGCTGCTATTAAAGTTAAGGCTTCGGTCATCATTGCTTCACCTCATCCGGATAGGAGAAAAAGAGTATTTCTTCTTATAGGTGCTTCACCTCATCTTGTAGTTTAA